One Leptolyngbya sp. SIO1E4 genomic region harbors:
- a CDS encoding MFS transporter has translation MNRQQLKKLGLLGSLYVSQYIPITFLYETLPIFLRQQGLSLRTIGLLNLLALPLIFKFLWSPFIDRYGFTRWGHYRVWIFGFQILLGGTTMALAFVDVTSQFQLLLTGALLISVLSASQDIATDALAVGLLPPQERGFGNGVQRGGNALGAVIGGGGMLLLLNFWGWQGTLLGLAGLILLALMPLMRHREIVPQKPAGYEDLNAIKGYFKTLTNFCRRPQIGGWLLVLVTYAFGPYMASTMFRPLLVDVGLSLADIGLLLGVISYSAGFAGALVAGLLITQLGRKRSLLIFGSLQVGAIATYLLPVAGFVSLPMLSLVAITNQVINSMATTTLFTIMMDKSQVGTAGTDYTVQSSIAYLSGVAAAVVSGIVAQAIGYPGLFGLSMAIALASILIVLVIFQETNTPQLQPNQETFT, from the coding sequence ATGAATCGTCAACAACTCAAAAAACTGGGTCTACTCGGCAGTTTATATGTCTCCCAATATATCCCGATCACGTTTCTCTACGAGACTCTGCCGATTTTTCTGCGTCAGCAAGGGCTCTCTTTAAGAACCATCGGTTTGCTGAATCTGCTAGCGTTACCGCTCATCTTCAAATTCTTGTGGTCACCCTTTATTGATCGGTACGGGTTTACCCGTTGGGGGCATTATCGCGTTTGGATTTTTGGGTTTCAAATACTATTGGGCGGCACCACTATGGCGCTGGCCTTTGTCGACGTGACGAGTCAATTTCAGCTTTTACTCACAGGCGCTTTGTTGATTAGTGTCCTCAGTGCCAGTCAGGACATTGCCACCGATGCCCTGGCCGTAGGATTACTCCCCCCTCAAGAGCGGGGATTCGGCAATGGGGTGCAGCGAGGCGGCAATGCACTGGGAGCGGTGATCGGGGGTGGGGGCATGCTGCTGCTGCTCAATTTTTGGGGTTGGCAAGGGACGCTCTTGGGCTTAGCGGGCCTAATCCTCTTGGCGCTGATGCCTCTGATGAGGCACCGCGAAATTGTTCCACAAAAACCGGCAGGGTATGAAGACTTAAACGCTATCAAGGGTTACTTTAAGACCCTGACAAATTTTTGCCGTCGTCCACAAATCGGCGGGTGGCTGCTAGTTTTAGTAACCTATGCCTTTGGGCCTTACATGGCTTCCACCATGTTCCGACCGTTGCTGGTAGATGTGGGGCTATCGCTGGCCGACATTGGTTTGCTCTTAGGTGTCATCAGCTATAGCGCAGGCTTTGCCGGAGCCCTAGTGGCAGGGTTACTGATTACCCAATTGGGCCGCAAGCGATCGCTGCTGATTTTCGGCTCTCTGCAGGTGGGGGCGATCGCCACTTATTTACTGCCCGTAGCGGGCTTTGTCAGTTTGCCGATGTTATCGCTGGTGGCGATTACCAACCAGGTAATCAATAGCATGGCGACCACCACCTTGTTCACCATCATGATGGACAAAAGCCAGGTAGGCACGGCGGGCACCGACTACACTGTGCAGTCATCCATTGCGTATCTCAGCGGTGTCGCCGCCGCTGTTGTCAGCGGTATCGTCGCCCAAGCCATTGGTTATCCAGGATTGTTCGGCCTCAGTATGGCGATCGCCTTAGCCAGCATCTTGATCGTTTTGGTGATTTTTCAAGAGACAAACACACCTCAACTTCAACCCAATCAGGAGACATTCACATGA
- a CDS encoding bleomycin resistance family protein, whose amino-acid sequence MTEALSKTISQCKFESLTPILNVKDIRESVHYYVNILGFKQDWDWGDPPTFASVSRDDVCIFFCQGAQGKSGTWMSIFVEDVDALYEDYQAKGAIIRQAPTNFSWGVREMNIEDLDGHRLRIGASTNAPSDGVDLCEEVA is encoded by the coding sequence GTGACAGAAGCGCTCAGCAAGACTATCTCTCAGTGTAAGTTTGAGAGCCTAACACCCATATTGAATGTCAAGGATATTCGAGAAAGTGTTCACTATTACGTCAATATTCTAGGTTTCAAGCAGGATTGGGATTGGGGTGATCCGCCTACCTTTGCATCTGTATCAAGAGATGATGTTTGTATCTTCTTCTGTCAGGGAGCCCAAGGCAAATCCGGTACCTGGATGTCAATCTTTGTGGAAGATGTTGATGCCTTGTACGAAGACTATCAGGCTAAAGGAGCCATTATTCGTCAAGCACCTACCAATTTCTCGTGGGGTGTAAGAGAGATGAATATTGAAGATCTAGATGGCCATCGCCTACGCATAGGAGCATCGACAAATGCCCCCAGTGATGGGGTTGATCTATGTGAAGAAGTTGCGTAA
- a CDS encoding helix-turn-helix transcriptional regulator, protein MKVNFSASDVDELFGQWNQQLGTVLQANFNETILELPPRLGSGQVRHIRLYPGLEILIRQLKFCDDLTFEMQSTNLSRLISLDFYFSGCAGAVFEDVREDLTVFAGKSVLISASDLVGKIEFSGKQPLSAVSLLIDFKTFKTIVQHRLKQTAFDQDIDQVLDHIEQGFYCQTATMLPWMQTAAKQILDCPFKGVVRQLYLESKAIELISLYLHQCSLNVHPSSLSPQLCSEEIERVQLAKEILLTNLEHPPSLLELAQRVGLNDCKLKRGFRQLFGTTAFGYLYQQRMEKARDLLKVNTMNITEVAAVVGYTNPSAFGAAFKRMFGTTPSAYRRQ, encoded by the coding sequence ATGAAGGTGAATTTTTCGGCCAGCGATGTTGACGAGTTGTTTGGGCAATGGAACCAACAACTCGGAACCGTTCTCCAGGCCAACTTTAACGAAACCATCCTAGAGTTACCGCCTCGGTTAGGCAGCGGTCAGGTTCGTCATATCAGGCTTTATCCGGGGTTAGAAATCCTCATCCGCCAGCTCAAGTTTTGCGATGATTTGACCTTTGAAATGCAGTCAACCAATCTTTCACGCCTGATCAGTTTAGATTTCTATTTCTCAGGCTGTGCGGGGGCCGTATTTGAGGATGTCCGAGAAGATCTCACAGTGTTTGCCGGGAAGAGTGTTTTAATCAGTGCTTCGGATCTGGTTGGGAAAATTGAGTTTTCTGGCAAACAGCCGCTTTCTGCCGTCAGCCTACTGATCGATTTCAAGACATTCAAAACAATTGTTCAACATCGCCTCAAACAGACCGCTTTTGATCAGGACATTGACCAAGTCTTAGACCACATCGAACAAGGATTTTATTGTCAGACGGCTACAATGCTGCCTTGGATGCAGACGGCGGCTAAACAGATCCTCGACTGTCCCTTTAAGGGCGTTGTCAGACAGCTCTATCTTGAGAGTAAGGCGATTGAATTAATCTCCCTGTATTTGCATCAATGCTCCCTAAACGTTCACCCGAGTAGCCTGTCCCCTCAGCTCTGTTCAGAGGAGATTGAACGGGTGCAGCTGGCGAAGGAGATCCTGCTTACCAATCTTGAGCATCCCCCTTCGCTACTAGAACTCGCACAGCGAGTCGGCTTAAATGATTGCAAACTTAAACGGGGATTTCGTCAACTGTTTGGGACGACGGCGTTTGGGTACCTCTACCAGCAGCGGATGGAAAAAGCGCGGGATTTACTCAAGGTCAACACCATGAACATTACGGAGGTTGCCGCTGTTGTGGGCTACACCAATCCCAGTGCTTTTGGAGCAGCCTTCAAACGCATGTTTGGCACGACTCCCAGCGCCTACCGACGGCAATAA
- a CDS encoding helix-turn-helix transcriptional regulator — MAIALTDTDLHNLLVQTHEQGEPVYQPTDLGYQLKMPQQIGQGGDCTLQLRRGLTIDIRNIQLQQALALTNHHKETFPIVAKFYLSGGSRVKTPHVPGIEADYEEIAGHNYLYHLPDLTETEEWRSDQPIQVVMISANVDYFQGLSTTDDALPSPLQHMMQDTRRFHKSLGKITPAMAQVLQQILGCPYQGSAQHLYLESKASELLALQIACLEADTPAPKPFKLNASDLERVQYAREIVHQRLCDPLSLTDLARQAGLNECTLKRGFRHLLQQAFVLSSYWISSQVLSASWV; from the coding sequence ATGGCGATCGCGCTGACCGATACCGACCTCCATAACCTGTTGGTACAGACCCATGAACAGGGTGAGCCCGTTTACCAGCCGACTGACCTGGGCTATCAGCTCAAGATGCCCCAGCAAATTGGTCAGGGAGGCGATTGTACCCTTCAACTCAGAAGGGGATTGACCATTGACATTCGTAATATTCAATTACAGCAAGCCCTGGCATTAACCAATCACCACAAAGAGACCTTCCCAATTGTCGCCAAGTTCTATCTATCGGGGGGCTCTAGAGTCAAAACGCCGCACGTACCGGGGATTGAAGCAGACTATGAAGAAATTGCCGGACACAACTATCTTTATCATTTGCCCGATTTAACTGAAACCGAAGAATGGCGATCGGATCAGCCGATTCAGGTGGTGATGATAAGTGCCAACGTGGACTATTTCCAGGGACTCAGCACAACAGATGATGCGTTACCGAGTCCTCTACAGCACATGATGCAGGACACGAGACGATTTCACAAATCGCTGGGGAAAATAACGCCCGCCATGGCGCAGGTGCTTCAGCAAATTCTTGGTTGTCCTTACCAAGGCTCTGCTCAGCATCTGTATTTAGAAAGTAAGGCATCGGAGTTATTGGCACTGCAAATTGCCTGTTTGGAAGCAGACACCCCTGCCCCCAAGCCATTCAAGTTAAACGCTAGTGATTTAGAGCGGGTGCAATACGCTAGGGAGATTGTGCATCAGCGGTTATGCGATCCGCTCTCTCTAACAGACCTAGCGCGTCAGGCGGGACTCAATGAATGCACCCTCAAGCGAGGGTTTCGTCACCTATTGCAGCAAGCATTTGTCCTGTCATCATACTGGATAAGCTCACAAGTTCTGTCAGCATCATGGGTATGA
- a CDS encoding PEP-CTERM sorting domain-containing protein, with translation MLRKSLVIGLALGLAIPARAEAIEFNFDWTGQIAGFQVSGSFGYDETQSYLGGIVRTDDLDFLNISFFAPDGTLLQTYADNHLDPGVNFNFDTDTQEILQAGSYNEPDGLNLGAPNFDRESGNDPSLASGLSFWSKPPRSSTPHLHIDDWADEFGFPLGFSSHEDVAFPPFTTQQLIDTGRVGDAYLPPNGQPVTPLNKTGQFAQVTAVPEPASLLGLLGIGSSLLATGLRRRQGAHRVEATKA, from the coding sequence ATGCTGAGAAAAAGTCTTGTTATTGGTTTAGCGCTGGGCTTAGCGATTCCGGCTCGTGCTGAAGCGATTGAATTTAACTTTGACTGGACTGGGCAAATCGCTGGGTTTCAAGTGTCAGGGTCATTTGGTTACGACGAAACCCAAAGCTACCTAGGCGGCATTGTCAGAACCGATGATTTAGACTTCCTCAATATTTCCTTCTTTGCCCCAGATGGAACCCTGCTGCAGACCTACGCCGATAATCACCTTGACCCTGGGGTCAATTTCAACTTTGATACCGATACTCAAGAGATTCTCCAGGCTGGGAGCTACAACGAGCCCGACGGTCTTAACTTGGGTGCGCCCAATTTTGATCGCGAAAGCGGCAATGACCCCAGTCTTGCTAGTGGCCTGAGCTTCTGGTCGAAACCACCCCGCAGCAGCACGCCCCACCTGCACATCGATGACTGGGCCGATGAATTTGGATTTCCTCTGGGCTTTTCTTCCCACGAGGACGTGGCTTTTCCTCCCTTTACCACTCAGCAGCTGATTGATACGGGCCGGGTTGGAGATGCTTACCTACCGCCCAACGGTCAACCGGTTACCCCCCTCAATAAGACAGGGCAATTTGCTCAAGTTACGGCTGTGCCGGAACCCGCTTCTCTCTTGGGCTTGCTGGGTATCGGCAGTAGTTTACTGGCTACTGGCCTAAGGCGTCGGCAAGGCGCTCATCGGGTAGAGGCTACGAAAGCTTAG
- a CDS encoding TonB-dependent siderophore receptor has translation MSGINVQRCLWMTGTAWLVVSQSVAAKTVATQGFSPQAQDRMKEQLLLVQHAANTTVLHTPFPVPDARFPSNQQTVPDQNSQDYRLFEQSSQQTTHGLESTSQTLAQRTIIQITGVQLNVTETGLDITLNTANGPLAIPSTSVTGNALIAEIPDAVLTLPDGDDFQAASPMEGIAFITVSNLPGDRVQVAITGAAAPPTATVSASSQALLFSVVPATESEAATVSAETAEAGDDGIRIVVTAEKTPQDIQDVPISLTVLTRDELEDAQINSLQDIASNVPNFYFNPINAAGSYFSYYSIRGLGNSNFLNRDAVGFYIDDVPYDYGGFLDLNLIDLERVEVLRGPQNTLYGRSSQAGVVNIISRPPTNFLEVRSAASYGTESDRSLQLSISDAIIPDELSFRVAGAYSARDGFFENTFLDESVGEESSLAGRAQFVWTPAPEWNISFNANISADDDGAPIVVPFDSPDPFEIEQDFDGFYDSSNNTQALRIAYEGSGLRATSITTRRYSYQDSQVDADATSLDLFRRLATYDSTVWSQELRLQSPETANPFQWLLGAYYEANDFNAIANGFEFSPLAAQQLGLPSAGFDRTDYEIDRDTYAVFGQVDYQPIEPLTLTAGLRYEASDSELDRRRVFEIAGLPPIPAGRTFDGVTRDDSELLPRLAAEYRISPNVMAYASIAKGYRPGGLNPTAESDDVLEYEEETSWNYELGLKTAWFDDRLAANLAVFTTQVNDYQVLLRGFDALSNEIVNADARINGVELELRATPLEGLDLIAGFGYIDAEFTDYVNPFTDERFDGNQLPYAPEYTYNLAAQYRSPGGLFTRLELQGSGTAFFDDANRFKQDPFALVNARIGYEWDRGGVYLFATNLFDTEYITTAFAALGQDFASYGDRRIFGVQVRSNF, from the coding sequence ATGAGTGGGATAAATGTGCAGCGATGCCTGTGGATGACCGGCACAGCATGGCTTGTGGTGAGTCAGTCAGTTGCAGCGAAGACGGTTGCGACACAAGGGTTTTCACCGCAAGCCCAAGACAGGATGAAAGAGCAGCTGTTGTTAGTTCAACACGCTGCAAATACAACGGTGCTTCACACCCCGTTCCCTGTTCCCGATGCCCGGTTCCCCTCGAACCAACAAACTGTACCTGACCAAAATTCCCAGGACTACAGGTTGTTCGAGCAATCGTCGCAACAGACGACTCACGGCTTAGAATCCACAAGCCAAACGCTTGCCCAACGGACGATCATCCAAATTACCGGCGTGCAGTTGAACGTCACCGAAACGGGCCTGGACATCACTTTAAATACTGCAAATGGGCCACTCGCGATTCCTTCCACGTCAGTCACGGGCAATGCATTGATTGCCGAGATTCCCGATGCGGTACTGACGTTGCCAGATGGCGATGACTTTCAAGCGGCCAGTCCCATGGAGGGTATTGCATTCATCACAGTCTCTAACTTACCGGGAGATCGTGTTCAAGTGGCCATCACCGGGGCAGCAGCTCCGCCAACCGCGACGGTGAGTGCCAGTTCGCAAGCCCTGCTGTTCAGCGTTGTGCCTGCAACCGAGTCTGAGGCAGCAACAGTCTCCGCAGAAACGGCAGAGGCTGGTGATGACGGGATTCGCATTGTGGTGACCGCTGAAAAAACACCGCAAGATATTCAGGATGTGCCCATCAGCCTGACCGTACTCACCCGCGATGAGTTGGAGGACGCGCAAATCAACTCGCTGCAAGATATTGCAAGTAATGTCCCCAACTTCTACTTCAATCCCATCAATGCGGCGGGCAGTTACTTTAGCTACTACAGTATTCGAGGCTTGGGTAACTCTAACTTCCTGAACCGCGATGCCGTCGGCTTCTACATTGACGATGTCCCCTATGACTATGGGGGCTTTCTCGATCTCAATTTGATCGATTTAGAACGGGTGGAGGTCTTGCGAGGGCCGCAGAATACCCTTTACGGCAGAAGTAGCCAAGCGGGTGTGGTTAATATCATCAGCCGCCCGCCCACCAATTTTCTGGAAGTTCGATCGGCGGCGAGTTACGGCACGGAGAGCGATCGCAGCCTCCAGCTCTCGATCAGCGATGCCATTATCCCTGACGAACTCTCGTTTCGGGTGGCAGGAGCTTATAGCGCCCGTGATGGCTTCTTTGAAAACACATTTTTGGACGAATCGGTTGGAGAAGAATCTTCCCTAGCTGGACGGGCGCAATTCGTCTGGACGCCAGCGCCAGAGTGGAACATTTCCTTCAATGCCAACATCAGTGCCGACGATGATGGCGCTCCGATTGTGGTGCCCTTTGACTCACCGGATCCGTTCGAAATTGAGCAAGATTTTGATGGCTTTTATGATTCCAGCAACAATACCCAGGCGTTGCGAATCGCGTATGAAGGCTCTGGTTTGCGAGCTACCTCGATCACAACTCGGCGCTACTCCTATCAGGACTCCCAAGTGGATGCTGACGCCACTTCACTTGACTTATTTCGCCGCTTGGCAACCTACGATTCAACAGTCTGGAGTCAGGAACTCCGGCTCCAATCCCCGGAAACAGCGAACCCATTCCAATGGCTACTGGGGGCCTATTACGAAGCCAATGACTTCAATGCCATCGCCAATGGGTTTGAATTTAGTCCGTTGGCAGCCCAGCAATTAGGATTACCCTCAGCTGGCTTCGACCGCACCGATTATGAAATCGATCGCGATACCTATGCCGTATTTGGCCAGGTCGATTATCAGCCCATTGAACCGCTGACGCTGACCGCTGGATTGCGCTACGAAGCGTCGGATAGTGAACTGGATCGACGGCGGGTCTTTGAAATTGCAGGACTCCCGCCGATACCTGCAGGCAGAACCTTTGACGGAGTAACTCGAGATGATAGCGAACTCCTGCCCCGATTGGCGGCAGAATATCGCATCAGCCCCAATGTGATGGCCTATGCGAGCATTGCCAAAGGGTATCGACCGGGTGGATTGAATCCCACCGCTGAATCAGACGACGTCTTGGAATATGAAGAGGAGACGTCCTGGAACTATGAGCTGGGCTTAAAAACCGCTTGGTTTGACGATCGCTTAGCGGCAAATCTGGCCGTTTTTACTACACAGGTAAACGATTACCAGGTACTGCTGCGAGGATTTGATGCCCTGTCTAATGAAATTGTCAATGCCGATGCCAGAATCAATGGCGTTGAATTGGAACTCAGGGCAACCCCGCTGGAGGGACTCGATTTGATCGCGGGCTTTGGATACATTGACGCCGAATTTACGGATTATGTGAATCCCTTTACCGATGAAAGATTCGACGGCAATCAGCTGCCCTACGCACCTGAATATACCTACAATCTAGCGGCTCAATATCGCAGTCCCGGTGGTTTATTCACGCGCTTGGAATTACAGGGTTCGGGCACCGCTTTTTTTGATGACGCCAATCGGTTTAAGCAAGACCCCTTTGCCTTAGTCAATGCTCGGATTGGATACGAGTGGGACCGGGGGGGCGTTTATCTGTTTGCCACAAACTTATTTGACACGGAATACATCACAACGGCCTTTGCCGCACTCGGGCAAGATTTCGCCTCCTATGGCGATCGCCGCATTTTCGGCGTTCAAGTTCGATCCAACTTCTGA
- a CDS encoding nuclear transport factor 2 family protein, with protein sequence MSDIHPSHSAITALYERFLDILERKDFDQLQEVVTSDFWYTENGHNMTLQQLIEREKQALKGKPKSTVNSHIRDIKIENDTAFLTVEGDFTTDIEMNGALHTYAGNVAQRIAAVQQAGQWLFKSSEVTATQMTLDGKPVDPATLDAMHRVE encoded by the coding sequence ATGAGTGACATCCACCCATCTCATTCGGCAATCACGGCCTTGTATGAGCGCTTTTTAGATATCTTAGAGCGCAAAGACTTTGATCAGCTTCAGGAGGTCGTGACGTCTGATTTTTGGTATACCGAAAATGGCCATAACATGACCCTACAACAGCTCATTGAGCGTGAGAAACAAGCCCTGAAAGGTAAACCCAAATCAACGGTTAACTCACATATTCGAGACATCAAGATTGAGAACGACACGGCATTCCTCACCGTTGAGGGGGACTTTACAACAGACATTGAAATGAATGGCGCTCTTCACACCTATGCTGGCAACGTCGCGCAGCGAATTGCAGCCGTTCAGCAGGCTGGGCAATGGCTTTTCAAGTCTTCGGAAGTCACGGCAACGCAAATGACGCTGGATGGCAAGCCGGTTGATCCGGCAACGTTAGATGCCATGCACCGGGTTGAATAG
- a CDS encoding helix-turn-helix transcriptional regulator → MQVSFSAPDIHELFAERRARQEPAFAADLNEQVIHFPEKICDGWLRRLQLRPGMEMVMQNFHFRDALSLAIQEKGNISLLRFGFGITGETNGKIAGQNREIQFRAKHFAVGFTTDADTGTIEYARGQQNLLATYLDLDTLNTLIGQQLEYLPKELGQALAGQPMPLYLQTGRMTPAMEFVTQQVIHCPYQGLTKRLYLEGKVLELLALSLHQIAEEASTSTQKKTLKASDIEQIHHASEILLSNLEAPPSLMELSRLVSLNDYKLKIGFRQVFGTTVFGYLYQHRMQRAQALLAAGERSVSAVAELVGYTNLSAFSTAFKRKFGLSPNSYKQRR, encoded by the coding sequence ATGCAGGTCAGTTTTTCAGCCCCAGACATTCACGAACTGTTTGCCGAGAGGAGAGCCCGCCAAGAACCGGCTTTCGCTGCTGATCTCAATGAACAAGTTATCCACTTTCCCGAGAAGATTTGTGATGGCTGGCTGCGTCGCCTACAGCTCCGTCCGGGCATGGAAATGGTGATGCAAAATTTCCATTTTCGCGATGCTCTATCATTGGCAATTCAAGAAAAAGGGAATATCTCACTACTGCGGTTCGGCTTTGGTATTACGGGAGAAACCAACGGAAAAATTGCTGGTCAGAATCGCGAAATTCAATTTCGAGCGAAGCACTTTGCCGTGGGTTTTACCACCGATGCAGACACCGGCACGATTGAATATGCCCGTGGACAACAGAATCTGCTGGCAACGTATCTTGATCTGGATACGCTAAATACCCTCATCGGGCAGCAGCTTGAGTATCTGCCCAAAGAACTTGGGCAGGCGTTAGCAGGCCAACCCATGCCGCTATACCTACAAACTGGGCGCATGACACCCGCTATGGAATTCGTCACCCAGCAGGTTATACATTGCCCCTATCAAGGGCTCACCAAGCGACTGTATTTAGAAGGCAAAGTCCTTGAGTTACTCGCCCTTTCACTGCACCAAATTGCCGAGGAGGCGTCTACCTCAACTCAAAAGAAGACATTGAAAGCAAGTGACATCGAACAGATTCACCATGCCAGTGAGATTTTGTTGAGTAATCTAGAAGCGCCACCCTCTTTAATGGAATTATCGCGTCTAGTCAGCCTCAATGATTACAAACTCAAAATTGGCTTCCGCCAGGTATTTGGCACAACCGTATTTGGCTATCTCTACCAACATCGCATGCAGCGTGCCCAAGCCCTTTTAGCCGCTGGTGAACGGAGCGTTTCAGCCGTGGCCGAACTCGTTGGCTACACCAATCTCAGTGCTTTTAGCACCGCCTTTAAGCGTAAATTTGGGTTGAGTCCAAATTCTTATAAACAGCGACGATGA